In the Paenibacillus sp. FSL R7-0337 genome, GAAGTAGATCCTGCCTTGGCTGATGAAGTTTTTGCCGAGTAGAATACAGTCGCAGCATTTATGACTTAACCGCAGATAGACCCAGCATCCCGGCCTGTAAACCGCAGCTTGCATAGTGCGTTTACGGGCCGGGATTTTTTTGGAAAATAAGGAGGGGTATCATGTTCAAAGTGTTGCTGGTAGACGATGAGGTGTATGTTCGTAAAGGGCTGCTGGAAATCATTCCCTGGGAAGCGTTGGAATTCAGCGTTGTGGGAGAGGCCAATAATGGCGCTGAAGCGCTGGAGATGATTGAACAACTGGAGCCTGACCTCGTGATTACGGATATCCGTATGCCCACTCTGGATGGGCTGGATCTGATCCGCAGTGTGTATACACAGGCCGGACTGCCTATGATATTCATCATAATCAGCGGTTTCAACGATTTCAATTATGCACAGCAGGCCATGCGCTATGGGGTTCGCGACTACATCCTCAAGCCCATAGACGAAGAGGAGATGACTGCTGCGCTCCGGAAGCTGTCGTATGCCATGGGCCGGAAGCGGATTGCCGCGCTGACCAATGATGACTTAACGACAAGTGCAATTATGGAAGCACTGGTGCAAGAGAACCTCCAGCCGGAGGAAGCCGAACCTTATGCAGCAGCCTTGGGGCTGGAGGGGAAACACGGATTTCTCTACACGGTGACCGAGCTTCATATGGACCCGCAGGAGAGGCCGGCTACCCTGAAGCAATTCCAGGAGGTGCTGCATTCTATTGAAGCGGGAGGAGCCGGCATTCCCGTCCTTGAGCAGCAGCCGGGGGTGTTCGGAATGCTGCTCTGTCTGGACCGGATCGAAGGCTGCGGACTTGCGCTTCATCTGAAGCGGCTGCGCACAACTCTGATAGAACGGCTACATATAGAGCTGAGCCTGTATGCGGGTGATCCGGTGGACATGCTGGCCCATGTCCACCGCTCTTATTCAGAGGCTAATGAAGCAGGCAGGCACAAATATGCCGAGAATACTGGGGTCATTACATATGCGCAGATTAGGGAGAAAGCACTGTACGTGTTTGATATGAGTCCGGTACTGGCAAACAAGCTGATCCTGGAGCTGGAGGAGGGCAACATGACAGACTATCAGCAGACGGTGAACAACATATTCACCTTATTCCAGGAACAGCGCTTCACCCCGCAAGCCGTGACCGGCTCGCTCGCCCGGTGTATGACGGGCATTCTTGGCGTGATTACAGCGATGGACGGCAACGAGGCGGAAATCCTCCGGCTTAAGGGGCTGGCAGAACAGGGCCATGGGCAGTGGAGCCTGCCCATGCTGCAGGAGCATTTCCTGCAGGCCATACATGAAGCGGCGGAATATATGGTGCGGCTCCGCAGAGAGAATAGCCTGGGGGGAATCAAGCCGATCAAGCAATACATAGACACTCATTACCACGAGAATATCAGCCTTAAGAGTATAGCGGCCATGTTTTATATGAATGCCGTTTATTTGGGACGGCTATTCCGCAAGACCTATGGCGTCTATTTCAATGAATATCTCCTGGAGCTTAGAGTGCAGGAAGCTAAGAAGCTGCTGCGGCAGAGCGATCTGAGAATGTACGAGATTGCAGGCAGGGTCGGTTTTCAGAATGCTGATTATTTCGTGACCCAATTTGAAAAGCTGGAGCAGCTAACGCCGTCGGAATATCGGAATCTGCTGATCGGCAAAGAATAGCGGGGTGGTCCTATGAAGAGGTTCCTGAATTATTTGAAGCTGCGCGATAAGCTGCTGCTGATGTATGTGCTGTCGGTCTTTTTTCCTATCGTGCTGACGAATATCGTGTTCTATAATGTGACCACTTCTAATATACGAAATCAAAAAATCCGTGATGCAGATATGGCGCTGAGTAATCTGAAAAACGACCTGCGTGTGACGATTGATCAGGGGGTCGGCCTTTCGTATTCGCTGTATACCGATGCCATCTTCAACAAAACCATTACCCGCAAATTTGCCAGCCAAAAGGAATATGTGGACACCTTCAATTCTTATCTGAGGGGCGCGCTGGCCGATCAGAATATGCAGGGGGTCCGCTGGTATCAGGTGTATACGGATAATCCCACCATCTTAGCCTCCGGCTATATGGAACGGTTAACCGGCGAAATCCGAAAGTCCGGCTGGTATACCCGGTCCCTGGCCTCCTCTGCTTCCTATCCAACCTTTGTCTATGCGGACCAGAAGTTCAGCCTGGTTCAGCGATTGAATAATTACAATTCCGGCGGCTTCGAGCAGCTTGTCAAGATCGACCTGAATATGGAGCAGATACACCAGATCTTTTTTGGAAACGGATTCGACGGCAAGGTCTATCTGGTGGACCCTCAGGGCAGAGTGCAGTTCGGGAATGTGACGGCCAATCTTACGAAGGATATTTACTTTCATGAGATCAGCTTTCCCGATAGCTCGCTTATCTTTGATGAAGCGTACAGTGGCATTAATTATCTGGAGGGCTGGACACTGAAGGGCGTGATGGACGAGGAAAGCGTGCTGAAGGAGGTCCGTGAGTCGCGGGCTTTTCTCATCTGGCTGGCCTGCATCAACTTTGTATTGCCTACGATTATCATAGCTGTCATATCAAGGTCCATTCACGTGCGGCTGGTGCGGATTCTGAGACATATGAAGAAGGTGAAGGCCCAGAACTTCCAGACGATTCCCCCTGAAGACGCCAGAGATGAGATCGGGCAGCTCACCGCCGAATTCAACCGGATGACCGAAACGATCCACAGTCTGATTAATGAGGTCTATGTTGCAGATATTCAGAAGAAAAATCTGGAGCTGAAGCAGCAGCAGGCCCAGCTTCATGCCCTGCACAGCCAGATCAATCCCCACTTTCTGTTCAATTCGCTGGAATCGGTCCGCATGCGCAGCATCATCAAGGGGGAGAAGGAGACCGCGAGGATCATTCAGCATATGGCCCAAATGTTCCGCAAATCCCTCTCTTGGAGCCATAACGATGTTACCGTCCGCGAGGAGCTGGAGCTGATTGAGAGCTTCCTTACGATCCAGCAATACCGCTTCGGCGAGAAGCTGGATTATAGCATCGTTGCTGATCCAGCGGCGCTTGGGCAGCGAATTCCCAAGATGATTCTGCTGCCGTTTGTGGAGAATGCCAGTATCCATGGTATTGAATCAAGCCCGGATAAGGGGATTGTCGTAATCTCAGTTACCGTGCAGGCGGACAAGCTAATCTTCAGCTTCGAGGATAACGGGATCGGCATGGCCCCGGACAAGCTGGAGGAACTGATTCGGTATCTGGAGGATAGCGATGATATCGGTGAGCGTGTCGGGATGAAGAATGCGTACTGCCGCCTGAAGCTTTGTTACCCCGCAGGCTTTGCTTTTACAATGAATGCCCGCAGCGGTGAGGGGACATCGATTGAGATTATTCTTCCCTTACAAGAAGAGGGCTCGTCAGAAACGGGATTGGGTATGCTTTTCAAAGTATGAGGTATGGTTTGTTGGGTAATCAAGAAAGCGGTTACTTGTTATATTGAAAGAGCTTTCATTATTGAAGGAATTTAAGAATCGTAAGGGGGATTTAGTCGAAATGTTAAAAAGCAAGATTATGACCGCTAGTTTGGCACTCGTTATGGCGGCGGCTTTGGTAGGTTGTGGTAACGGAAACTCGTCTGACAGTGCGGCGAACAGCAAGGAGGATCAAGGAAAAGAAGATACCTCAGCGGTTACGTACAAGTATTTCAGCTTTGGCGGGCCGAAGAAGCAGGTCCTGGGCAGTGAAACTACGATCGGGAAAGAGCTGCAGACACAAACCGGCGTGGACTGGAACATAGAATATCTGGTAGGCGATGGCGATACGAAGGCTGGAGTTATGATTGCCAGTGGTGATTATCCTGACATTATTGATTCCAGTGGCCAAATGGCCAAGCTGATGGAAGCAGGAGCCTTCATTCCGCTGGATGATCTGATTGAGAAGTATGGACCCAACATCAAGCGTGTCTATGGCCCTTATTTTGATAAATTCAGACAGAAGGACGGTAAACTTTACTTCTTCCCTTATGGTGCCAATATCGGCTACCTGTCCGAGCCTAATTTCCAGACGGGATTCTATCTTCAGCGCTCAGTATTGAAGGAATTCAATTACCCAAAAATCACCACTCTGGATGAATATTTCGACCTGATCAAGCAGTACAAGGAAAAGCACCCTCAGGTGGACGGCAAGGATACAATTGGTTTCGCTACCCTTGCGGGTGAGCAGGGCAGCTTCTATACCCTCCAGAATCCGGCTATGCACTTGGCAGGCTCTCCAAATGACGGCAGCTCCATCATAGACATGAAGACCCATGAAGCCAAGCTGGTCGCGGGCTCTGAATACCAGAAGCGGTGGATCGGGAAGCTGAATGAGGCCAATGCCGAAGGCCTGGTTGATCCGGAGTCCTTCACCATGAACAAAGACCAGTATTTGGCGAAGCTGACCTCCGGACGCGTACTCGGTTATTTCAGCTACTCCTGGCAGGTTGGGGATGCAACCAACAATCTGAAGAAAGCCGGCAATGATGATAAACGGTATGTATCATTGCCAATCGTGTTCGATAAAGGAACTAAGGATCAATATATTGACCCTCCCGGCTTTGTCAACAATTACGGGGTAGGCATTACCGTCAAAGCCAAAGATCCGGTCCGCATTATCAAGTACTTCGATAACCTGCTGAAAGAAGAAAATCAGATTCTGGTCCAGTGGGGCATCAAAGACCAAAGCTATGCAGTTGATGGGAACGGCCGCTTCACGTATGCCAACGATGAACAACGGCAAATGCACGAAGATCCTGAAAAGAGTATGAAATTCGGGTTCGACTACTTCAATTACAGCTGGCCTCGTTACGGAAACAGCTCCATTCTGCAGGACGGCAACGCCTATGGTCCCGGCAGTCAGCCGGAGGTGGCAACCTTCAGCTACACGGAGGGTGACAAGAAGCTCCTTGCTGCATACGGTGTGAAGACCTTCAGTGGGCTGTTCAGCAATCCGGATGAGCGTTCATGGTTCCCGGCGTGGTCCATCGCCCTTGAGCAGGGGTCACCTGAGCAGATGTTCATCACCAAAGCGGATGATCTCCAGCGGAACCATCTGCCTTCGATGATTCTGGACACACCGGCCAACTTCAACAAGAATTGGGACGACTACATGAATCAGTTAAACAAGCTGGACAAGAAGACGTACGAGAGTTTCATTACACAAAAGGTACAGGACCGCGTCGCAGGTAAATGGTGATCTAGAGATCATATAAGTTGTTAGAGGCCCGGGGTCGTAAGTGAGTTGTCACTTTCGACCTTAGGCTTTAAACACCAAGGAGCCGGAAGGGAGTAAGATTAAGTGGAGAAACCAGTGAGTTCTGTAACCCCAGCCCACAACAACAATGGGGTGGGCTTAAATAAAACCAGATTATTCTTCAACCGCCTTATCCAGCAGAGAACGCTGGCATTTATGTGTATACCATTCGTAATCTGGGCTTTTGTGTTTAAATACCTTCCCATTTGGGGTTGGACCATGGCTTTTCAGAACTATAAACCGGCCAGAAGCTTTTCCGAGCAGGAATGGGCGGGGTTGAAGCATTTTCGGATTCTGTTTGAAGATAGCACCTTCTACCGGGTGCTGCGAAATACGCTGGTGATGAGCACCCTTCAACTGATACTGGGCTTCGTAACCGCAATTACACTGGCCCTTTTACTGAATGAGCTTAAACATATTGTATTTAAACGTGTGGTTCAGACGGTTAGTTATTTGCCGCACTTTATCTCATGGGTTGTGGCGTCGAGTATAGTGCTGACCGTGTTATCTCCGGACGGAATCGTTAATCTGCTGCTGATGAAGCTGCATCTTCTGGACAAACCGGTGCTGTGGATGGGGAAAGGAAATTATTTCTGGGGGATTCTCGCGGGAGCCCAGGTATGGAAAGACGTAGGCTGGAACACGATTATCTATTTGGCGGCAATTACTTCAATTGATCCTTCCCAATATGAGGCGGCTGAAATCGACGGAGCGGGCCGCTTTCAGCGGATGCTCAATATTACGCTTCCCGGACTCAAGCCGGTGATCATTATCCTGCTGATTATGAACTTGGGTAATATTCTTGAATCCGGATTTGAGCCGCAATATTTGCTGGGGAACGGGATGAATTTGGAATACTCGGAGAACCTGGATATTTTCGTTCTGAAGTATGGTTTGGGAATGGGCAGCTTTTCCTTAGGGACCGCGGCAGGCATATTCAAAACCGTAGTCAGCTTTATCTTCCTTTTCTCCGCCAATCATATTGCCAAGAGAATGGGAGAAAGCAGATTATTCTAAAAGGAGGTTTATGTCATGCAAACAAGTAAAGCGTCCCGCTTACGGAACTCCAGTCTGGGGGACCGGGTATTTGATATCTGCAATGTAATCTTTATGATTTGTCTGATGGTTGTCACGATGTATCCCTTTGTTAATATGATTGCCGTGTCCTTCAATGATGCCAATGATGCCGTGAGAGGCGGTATTTATTTGTGGCCGCGCGAGTGGACCTTTAACAACTATAAATATATCTTCGGAGAATCGGAGATTTATCACGCGACCTTAATATCACTGCTGCGTACGGTGATTGGGACTGCAGTATCGGTCTTCTGCACGGCAATGCTGGCCTTCACCGTCAGCCGCCAGGAGTTTGTGCTACGCAAGTTTGTCACCCTATTCTTCGTAATTACCATGTATTTCAGCGGAGGCTTGATTCCAGGATATCTGCTAATCCGCAATCTGGGCATGACAGACTCCTTCTGGGTCTATATTGTTCCGGGGGTGATCGGCGTGTTCAACATGATCATTATCCGCTCCTTCATCGAAGGCCTTCCCGAAGGGATTCTGGAATCGGCCCGGATAGACGGTGCGGGAGAATTCACTACCTTTATCCGCGTTGTACTGCCGTTAACCATTCCCGCAATGGCAACCGTATCCTTGTTCGTTGCGGTGGGACAATGGAATTCATGGTTCGACGTCTTTCTGTACAACTCCTCCAATGTCAAATTAAGTACTCTGCAGT is a window encoding:
- a CDS encoding response regulator, which gives rise to MFKVLLVDDEVYVRKGLLEIIPWEALEFSVVGEANNGAEALEMIEQLEPDLVITDIRMPTLDGLDLIRSVYTQAGLPMIFIIISGFNDFNYAQQAMRYGVRDYILKPIDEEEMTAALRKLSYAMGRKRIAALTNDDLTTSAIMEALVQENLQPEEAEPYAAALGLEGKHGFLYTVTELHMDPQERPATLKQFQEVLHSIEAGGAGIPVLEQQPGVFGMLLCLDRIEGCGLALHLKRLRTTLIERLHIELSLYAGDPVDMLAHVHRSYSEANEAGRHKYAENTGVITYAQIREKALYVFDMSPVLANKLILELEEGNMTDYQQTVNNIFTLFQEQRFTPQAVTGSLARCMTGILGVITAMDGNEAEILRLKGLAEQGHGQWSLPMLQEHFLQAIHEAAEYMVRLRRENSLGGIKPIKQYIDTHYHENISLKSIAAMFYMNAVYLGRLFRKTYGVYFNEYLLELRVQEAKKLLRQSDLRMYEIAGRVGFQNADYFVTQFEKLEQLTPSEYRNLLIGKE
- a CDS encoding sensor histidine kinase, with translation MKRFLNYLKLRDKLLLMYVLSVFFPIVLTNIVFYNVTTSNIRNQKIRDADMALSNLKNDLRVTIDQGVGLSYSLYTDAIFNKTITRKFASQKEYVDTFNSYLRGALADQNMQGVRWYQVYTDNPTILASGYMERLTGEIRKSGWYTRSLASSASYPTFVYADQKFSLVQRLNNYNSGGFEQLVKIDLNMEQIHQIFFGNGFDGKVYLVDPQGRVQFGNVTANLTKDIYFHEISFPDSSLIFDEAYSGINYLEGWTLKGVMDEESVLKEVRESRAFLIWLACINFVLPTIIIAVISRSIHVRLVRILRHMKKVKAQNFQTIPPEDARDEIGQLTAEFNRMTETIHSLINEVYVADIQKKNLELKQQQAQLHALHSQINPHFLFNSLESVRMRSIIKGEKETARIIQHMAQMFRKSLSWSHNDVTVREELELIESFLTIQQYRFGEKLDYSIVADPAALGQRIPKMILLPFVENASIHGIESSPDKGIVVISVTVQADKLIFSFEDNGIGMAPDKLEELIRYLEDSDDIGERVGMKNAYCRLKLCYPAGFAFTMNARSGEGTSIEIILPLQEEGSSETGLGMLFKV
- a CDS encoding ABC transporter substrate-binding protein, with translation MLKSKIMTASLALVMAAALVGCGNGNSSDSAANSKEDQGKEDTSAVTYKYFSFGGPKKQVLGSETTIGKELQTQTGVDWNIEYLVGDGDTKAGVMIASGDYPDIIDSSGQMAKLMEAGAFIPLDDLIEKYGPNIKRVYGPYFDKFRQKDGKLYFFPYGANIGYLSEPNFQTGFYLQRSVLKEFNYPKITTLDEYFDLIKQYKEKHPQVDGKDTIGFATLAGEQGSFYTLQNPAMHLAGSPNDGSSIIDMKTHEAKLVAGSEYQKRWIGKLNEANAEGLVDPESFTMNKDQYLAKLTSGRVLGYFSYSWQVGDATNNLKKAGNDDKRYVSLPIVFDKGTKDQYIDPPGFVNNYGVGITVKAKDPVRIIKYFDNLLKEENQILVQWGIKDQSYAVDGNGRFTYANDEQRQMHEDPEKSMKFGFDYFNYSWPRYGNSSILQDGNAYGPGSQPEVATFSYTEGDKKLLAAYGVKTFSGLFSNPDERSWFPAWSIALEQGSPEQMFITKADDLQRNHLPSMILDTPANFNKNWDDYMNQLNKLDKKTYESFITQKVQDRVAGKW
- a CDS encoding ABC transporter permease subunit, with translation MGLNKTRLFFNRLIQQRTLAFMCIPFVIWAFVFKYLPIWGWTMAFQNYKPARSFSEQEWAGLKHFRILFEDSTFYRVLRNTLVMSTLQLILGFVTAITLALLLNELKHIVFKRVVQTVSYLPHFISWVVASSIVLTVLSPDGIVNLLLMKLHLLDKPVLWMGKGNYFWGILAGAQVWKDVGWNTIIYLAAITSIDPSQYEAAEIDGAGRFQRMLNITLPGLKPVIIILLIMNLGNILESGFEPQYLLGNGMNLEYSENLDIFVLKYGLGMGSFSLGTAAGIFKTVVSFIFLFSANHIAKRMGESRLF
- a CDS encoding carbohydrate ABC transporter permease — encoded protein: MQTSKASRLRNSSLGDRVFDICNVIFMICLMVVTMYPFVNMIAVSFNDANDAVRGGIYLWPREWTFNNYKYIFGESEIYHATLISLLRTVIGTAVSVFCTAMLAFTVSRQEFVLRKFVTLFFVITMYFSGGLIPGYLLIRNLGMTDSFWVYIVPGVIGVFNMIIIRSFIEGLPEGILESARIDGAGEFTTFIRVVLPLTIPAMATVSLFVAVGQWNSWFDVFLYNSSNVKLSTLQYELMKILQTTNTSATAGAVDAYQSVENAVRVTPTSLRATMTIIASVPILVVYPFLQRYFVQGMTVGGVKG